A single genomic interval of Octopus bimaculoides isolate UCB-OBI-ISO-001 chromosome 10, ASM119413v2, whole genome shotgun sequence harbors:
- the LOC106884433 gene encoding 60S ribosomal protein L7, whose product RTPKKAEAPKKVEKKKEVAKKPDAKKPAEKKVADKGAAKKPVADAKKPVAPVKKTRTPLKKTRTVAKKTRVAAKKTGDAGKKTDGEKKIPKVPESVLKRRKTRKAQAIKRKANILQKKAKLKKKKITIFHRAEKYVKEYRMQAREEIRLRREARRAGNYYVPSGAKLAFVIRIRGINGVHPRPRKVMQLFRLRQINNGVFVKVNKATLQMIKICEPYITWGYPNLKSVRELVYKRGYGKIEGRRIPLTDNALIERKLGRFGIICMEDLIHEIHTVGKHFKYASNFLWPFKLNNPRGGWVRKYNHYNDGGDFGNRENQINPLLRKMT is encoded by the exons aggACTCCAAAAAAGGCTGAAGC gCCAAAGAAAGTGGAGAA gAAGAAAGAAGTAGCAAAGAAGCC AGATGCAAAGAAACCTGCAGA gaagAAGGTGGCTGATAAagg tgcTGCGAAGAAACCTGTAGC tgaTGCGAAGAAACCTGTAGC tcCTGTGAAGAAAACTAGAAC tcCTTTGAAGAAAACTAGAAC tgtTGCCAAGAAAACTCGAGT GGCTGCAAAGAAAACTGGAGA TGCTGGGAAAAAAACTGATGG tgaaaaaaaaatccccaaagtACCTGAAAGTGTATTGAAGAGAAGGAAAACCAGGAAAGCTCAAGCTATTAAACGAAAGGCTAATATTCTCCAGAAAAAAGCT AAactcaagaagaagaagataacaaTCTTTCATCGAGctgagaaatatgtaaaagagTATCGCATGCAGGCACGTGAGGAGATCAGGCTGCGTCGTGAAGCTCGCCGAGCTGGAAACTATTATGTTCCCAGTGGTGCAAAATTGGCTTTTGTCATAAGAATTAGAGG TATCAATGGAGTCCATCCACGACCCAGAAAGGTAATGCAGTTGTTTAGGCTGAGACAGATTAACAATGGTGTCTTTGTCAAAGTCAACAAAGCAACTTTACAGATGATCAAGATTTGCGAACCTTATATCACTTGGGG gtACCCTAACCTGAAGAGTGTTCGTGAATTGGTCTATAAAAGAGGATATGGTAAAATAGAAGGACGACGTATTCCATTGACTGATAATGCTCTCATTGAAAGGAAGCTTG gtCGCTTTGGTATCATTTGTATGGAAGATTTAATCCATGAAATCCACACTGTTGGCAAACACTTCAAATACGCTTCCAACTTCCTATGGCCATTCAAGTTAAACAATCCACGAGGTGGCTGGGTGCGCAAATACAACCACTATAATGATGGAGGTGATTTTGGCAACAGAGAGAACCAAATTAATCCCCTTCTCAGAAAAATGACATAA